In Afipia sp. GAS231, a single window of DNA contains:
- a CDS encoding alpha/beta fold hydrolase: MTLVSIPANPVPEDVVSGTIKTPDGAELRFARWAPPAGRKGTVCVFTGRSESIEKYFETVRDLRDRGFAVAMIDWRGQGHSSRRLRDPRKGYVRDFSDFEVDVETFVQQVVLPDCPPPYFALAHSMGGAVMLRIAHAGKRWFDRMVLSAPMIDLPGRATSFPARALLRIMRLTGQGGRYVPGGSDALTGSESFVNNPFTSDPVRFARNAAILEEDPTLGIGSPTVAWADTAFRAMHTFRGANYPSEIRQPILMLAASNDSIVSTSAIEEFAYHLRAGSHLVIAGSKHEILQEQDRYRAQFWAAFDAFVPGTPLFK; encoded by the coding sequence ATGACGCTCGTCTCGATTCCCGCCAATCCGGTTCCGGAGGATGTTGTCTCGGGCACCATCAAGACGCCCGACGGCGCCGAATTGCGGTTTGCGCGCTGGGCGCCGCCGGCGGGCCGCAAGGGCACGGTCTGCGTCTTCACCGGGCGCAGCGAATCGATCGAGAAATATTTCGAGACGGTGCGCGACCTGCGCGACCGCGGTTTTGCGGTGGCGATGATCGACTGGCGCGGCCAGGGGCATTCGTCGCGGCGGTTGCGCGATCCGCGCAAGGGCTATGTCCGCGATTTCTCCGATTTCGAAGTCGACGTCGAGACCTTCGTGCAGCAGGTGGTGCTGCCGGATTGTCCGCCGCCCTATTTCGCGCTGGCGCATTCGATGGGCGGCGCCGTCATGCTGCGGATCGCGCATGCGGGCAAACGCTGGTTCGATCGCATGGTGCTGTCGGCGCCGATGATCGACCTGCCGGGCCGCGCCACTTCGTTTCCGGCGCGTGCGCTGCTTCGGATCATGCGGCTGACCGGCCAGGGCGGCCGCTACGTGCCCGGCGGCAGCGACGCGCTGACCGGTTCGGAATCCTTCGTCAACAATCCCTTCACCAGCGATCCCGTGCGCTTCGCCCGCAACGCCGCGATCCTCGAAGAAGACCCGACGCTCGGCATCGGTTCGCCGACGGTGGCCTGGGCCGATACCGCGTTCCGGGCGATGCACACCTTTCGCGGCGCCAACTACCCGTCGGAAATCCGCCAGCCGATCCTGATGCTGGCCGCCAGCAACGACAGCATCGTCTCGACCTCGGCGATCGAGGAGTTCGCCTATCACCTGCGCGCCGGCTCGCATCTGGTGATCGCGGGCTCCAAGCACGAAATCCTGCAGGAGCAGGACCGCTACCGCGCGCAATTCTGGGCGGCGTTCGACGCCTTCGTGCCCGGTACGCCGCTGTTCAAGTGA
- a CDS encoding adenylate/guanylate cyclase domain-containing protein, which produces MERRLAAIVCADVAGYSRMMGADEAGTHATFKAHRGAIYPVILNHGGRLVKNTGDGFLLEFPSIVGAIEAAIAMQGLMAERNNHIPGDRVMQFRMGIHMGDVMADEDEVFGDDVNIAVRLESVAAPGGIAVSGKACHEAGKRLSVTLIDSGPHRFKNIEEPIEVWTWQPEGSDSAGRGSRLVPSETSNLAAQYRTAIVGVLPFANLSDGADEYFSDGLTEDLIHALSLQSFYRVLSRNSTFAFKGNNQSTRLIAREIDATYLIQGSVRRAGTKIRVTSELIAPETGEQLWTGRFDRDIGDLFAMQDEITTSLSAAIAAEIYRAEASAPPRPSSNDLTAWDRFLKGLSYYYLQTKDDWETSIGLFREAIALDPTLSIARAYLATIQIQGIQFGWIHSTRELWDSAMSLAQSSVRLDPRSSFAFQILAYVSAVQGHYEAAMDAAKRAVALNPYDMGARGVLGMCHLVIGEHRHAIEMFSMAAQRGNSDPRYQWAAVNAFSHYLLGQYDAALSWAREELYLNPNQMQALAIRSAALAQLGRTAEAKNAAEVLLSNYPNLTVERMMRHLHWKAAGDVAHYREGLLKAGIPFGKVALIESSPRLAADS; this is translated from the coding sequence ATGGAAAGACGCCTGGCTGCCATCGTCTGCGCTGACGTCGCCGGCTATTCCCGCATGATGGGAGCCGACGAGGCGGGGACGCATGCCACGTTCAAGGCCCATCGCGGCGCGATCTACCCCGTCATTCTCAACCATGGCGGCCGGCTGGTAAAGAATACCGGCGACGGCTTCCTGCTGGAATTTCCGAGCATCGTCGGCGCCATCGAGGCGGCGATCGCGATGCAGGGGCTGATGGCCGAACGCAACAATCACATCCCCGGCGATCGCGTCATGCAGTTCCGCATGGGCATCCACATGGGCGACGTGATGGCCGACGAAGACGAGGTGTTCGGCGACGACGTCAACATCGCCGTCCGCCTCGAATCGGTCGCAGCCCCCGGCGGAATCGCGGTTTCCGGCAAGGCCTGCCATGAGGCCGGCAAACGGCTCAGCGTGACCCTGATCGATTCCGGGCCGCACCGGTTCAAGAACATCGAGGAACCGATCGAAGTCTGGACCTGGCAGCCCGAAGGCTCCGACAGCGCCGGCCGTGGATCCAGGCTGGTTCCCAGCGAGACCTCGAATCTCGCGGCCCAGTATCGAACCGCGATCGTGGGTGTGCTGCCGTTTGCCAATCTCAGCGACGGTGCCGACGAATATTTTTCCGACGGCCTGACCGAGGACCTGATCCACGCGCTGTCGCTGCAATCGTTTTACCGGGTGCTCAGCCGCAACTCGACCTTCGCGTTCAAGGGTAACAACCAGAGCACGCGGCTGATCGCCCGCGAAATCGACGCCACCTACCTGATCCAGGGATCGGTGCGGCGGGCCGGAACCAAGATCCGCGTCACCTCGGAGCTGATCGCACCCGAGACCGGCGAACAATTATGGACCGGCCGGTTTGACCGCGACATCGGCGACCTGTTCGCGATGCAGGACGAAATCACCACCAGCCTGTCGGCGGCGATCGCGGCCGAGATCTACCGCGCGGAAGCCTCCGCGCCGCCGCGGCCGTCCTCGAACGACCTGACGGCGTGGGATCGCTTCCTGAAGGGGCTGTCCTACTACTATCTGCAGACCAAGGACGACTGGGAAACCTCGATCGGCCTGTTCCGCGAAGCCATCGCGCTCGATCCGACGCTGTCGATCGCGCGCGCCTATCTCGCCACCATCCAGATCCAGGGCATCCAGTTCGGATGGATTCACAGCACGCGCGAATTGTGGGATTCCGCGATGTCGCTGGCGCAGAGCAGCGTCCGGCTCGATCCGCGTTCGTCGTTTGCGTTTCAGATCCTCGCTTATGTGAGCGCGGTACAGGGGCATTACGAGGCGGCGATGGACGCCGCCAAACGGGCGGTCGCCCTCAACCCGTACGACATGGGCGCCCGTGGCGTGCTCGGCATGTGCCATCTCGTGATCGGCGAACACCGGCACGCCATCGAAATGTTCTCGATGGCGGCGCAGCGCGGCAACTCCGACCCCCGATATCAATGGGCGGCCGTGAACGCGTTCAGTCATTATCTGCTGGGGCAATATGACGCTGCTTTGTCCTGGGCGCGCGAGGAACTGTATCTCAATCCCAACCAGATGCAGGCGCTGGCGATACGGTCGGCGGCGCTCGCGCAATTGGGGCGGACCGCGGAAGCGAAAAACGCAGCCGAGGTGCTGCTGAGCAACTATCCGAACCTGACGGTCGAGCGCATGATGCGGCATCTGCACTGGAAAGCCGCAGGCGACGTCGCCCATTACCGCGAGGGCCTTTTGAAGGCCGGCATCCCCTTCGGTAAGGTGGCGCTGATCGAATCTTCGCCCAGGCTCGCCGCGGATTCCTGA
- a CDS encoding LysE family translocator has protein sequence MDGTLGIHQLWLFILSGLLLNVTPGPDTAYIVGRSVQLGWRGGAAAALGISCGCLVHVFGAAIGLSALLMASSAAFAVVKMVGAAYLLFAGVQMLLSRARPVAEPSAKAGETSLRRVFWQGVLTCALNPKVALFFLAFLPQFVAADSPHKALAFLTLGLIFISNGTLWCFTVAAFAARAAGRIRQSAGAMAWINRLLGGMFVYLGVRVAMMDTR, from the coding sequence ATGGACGGGACGCTCGGTATTCACCAATTGTGGCTCTTTATCCTCTCCGGATTGCTGCTCAATGTCACACCGGGGCCGGACACCGCCTATATTGTCGGGCGCAGCGTTCAGCTCGGCTGGCGCGGCGGGGCGGCGGCTGCGCTGGGGATAAGTTGCGGCTGCCTGGTTCATGTGTTTGGCGCCGCCATCGGCCTGTCGGCGCTGCTGATGGCGTCTTCGGCGGCGTTCGCTGTCGTAAAAATGGTCGGTGCTGCCTATCTGCTGTTCGCCGGCGTCCAGATGCTGCTGTCGCGGGCCCGTCCCGTCGCGGAGCCTTCGGCGAAAGCAGGCGAGACGTCACTGCGCCGGGTGTTCTGGCAGGGCGTCCTGACCTGTGCGCTCAATCCGAAGGTGGCGCTGTTTTTTCTCGCATTCCTGCCGCAATTTGTCGCGGCGGATTCGCCGCACAAGGCACTCGCGTTCCTGACGCTCGGCCTGATCTTCATCTCCAACGGCACGCTATGGTGCTTCACCGTGGCGGCGTTCGCGGCGCGGGCCGCCGGCCGGATCCGGCAATCGGCGGGCGCGATGGCCTGGATCAACCGCCTGCTCGGCGGGATGTTCGTCTATCTCGGTGTCCGCGTCGCCATGATGGATACGCGCTGA
- a CDS encoding sulfite exporter TauE/SafE family protein: MFDSLLILIAFAFLTAGFVKGALGLGLPTVSMGLLAVSMPPAQAIAIVIVPAIVTNIWQTFGGPYLRDILRRLWPLLIGTAAGIWLNGGALTGPYARYTAIVLGLLLAINAIISLSKFNFSVAPANEKWVGGIVGVVTGMISAASGVQVIPSVPYLQAIGMEKEELIQALGVFFTVATLALGFNLTSEGLLTSATALPGAVAMVCSFAGMFVGQAVRTRLRPDMFRVWFQIAMIVLGVYLAGNALLKITT; encoded by the coding sequence ATGTTCGATTCCCTCCTCATTCTCATCGCGTTCGCTTTCCTGACGGCGGGCTTCGTCAAGGGCGCCCTCGGGCTCGGCCTGCCGACGGTGTCGATGGGCCTGCTCGCGGTGTCGATGCCGCCGGCCCAGGCCATCGCCATCGTCATCGTGCCCGCGATCGTCACCAATATCTGGCAGACCTTCGGCGGCCCCTATCTGCGCGACATTCTCCGGCGGCTGTGGCCGCTCCTGATCGGAACCGCGGCCGGCATCTGGCTGAACGGCGGTGCGCTGACCGGCCCCTATGCGCGCTATACGGCGATCGTGCTCGGCCTGTTGCTGGCGATCAATGCGATCATCAGCCTGAGCAAATTCAATTTCTCCGTCGCGCCGGCGAACGAGAAATGGGTCGGCGGCATCGTCGGCGTCGTCACCGGCATGATTTCGGCGGCGAGCGGCGTCCAGGTCATTCCCTCGGTGCCGTACCTGCAGGCGATCGGCATGGAGAAGGAAGAGCTGATCCAGGCGCTCGGCGTCTTCTTCACGGTCGCGACCCTGGCACTCGGCTTCAACCTGACCAGCGAGGGCCTGCTGACGTCAGCCACCGCGCTGCCGGGTGCGGTCGCGATGGTGTGCTCCTTCGCCGGCATGTTCGTCGGCCAGGCCGTCCGCACGCGGCTGCGGCCGGATATGTTCCGGGTCTGGTTCCAGATCGCGATGATCGTTCTCGGGGTCTATCTTGCCGGCAATGCGTTGCTGAAAATAACCACCTGA
- a CDS encoding LysR substrate-binding domain-containing protein produces MRFDLVDLQLFIAVAETRSITNGAQRLHLALASASERIKGLEQALGVVLLVRGRRGVELTPAGESLLDHARIVIHNVETLRGDLLAFARGVKATVRFLANTSGLSEYLPKTLAAFLGQHPHISIDVEERESGDIAHAILTGAADLGLAAEHALPDNIERIPFSEDRLVLVTARGDELAGRRQVDFSEVVERDFVGLITSSALHAHVTGHAARLGARLRFRARMNNFDAIGEMVAAGIGVAVMPEVAAKRCARAMKINVVRIRDPWANRRLAICARSFKALPRPAKQLADHLRAAAP; encoded by the coding sequence CTGCGTTTCGATCTGGTCGACCTTCAACTCTTCATCGCGGTGGCCGAGACGCGCAGCATCACCAACGGCGCGCAGCGGCTTCATCTGGCGCTGGCGTCGGCCAGTGAGCGGATCAAGGGACTGGAACAGGCGCTCGGCGTCGTGCTGCTGGTGCGCGGCCGCCGCGGCGTCGAACTGACGCCGGCGGGCGAAAGCCTGCTCGATCATGCCCGGATCGTGATCCATAATGTCGAGACGTTGCGCGGCGATCTGCTGGCGTTTGCCCGCGGCGTCAAGGCCACCGTGCGCTTCCTCGCCAACACCTCGGGCCTGTCGGAATATCTGCCGAAGACGCTGGCGGCCTTCCTCGGCCAACACCCGCACATCTCGATCGACGTCGAGGAGCGCGAAAGCGGCGACATCGCCCATGCCATCCTGACCGGCGCCGCCGATCTTGGCCTCGCCGCCGAGCACGCGCTGCCGGACAATATTGAACGCATCCCGTTCAGCGAAGACCGCTTGGTGCTGGTCACCGCGCGCGGCGACGAACTGGCGGGCAGGCGGCAGGTCGATTTCAGCGAGGTGGTCGAGCGGGATTTCGTTGGCTTGATCACTTCGAGCGCGCTGCACGCCCATGTCACCGGCCATGCCGCGCGGCTCGGCGCCCGGCTGCGGTTTCGGGCGCGAATGAACAATTTCGACGCCATCGGCGAGATGGTCGCCGCCGGCATCGGCGTCGCGGTGATGCCGGAGGTCGCGGCGAAGCGCTGCGCGCGCGCGATGAAGATCAACGTTGTCAGGATCAGGGATCCCTGGGCCAACCGGCGGCTGGCGATTTGCGCCCGCAGCTTCAAGGCACTGCCGCGGCCGGCGAAACAGCTCGCCGACCATCTGCGTGCGGCCGCACCGTAA
- a CDS encoding tripartite tricarboxylate transporter substrate binding protein, which produces MRILGALAAGLSLVLLPALAAAQDFPTKPIKLIVPFPAGGPNDIIARVVGQRMSEITKQPIIIDNRGGQGGVLGTDAVAKAAPDGYTIGIVSASSLVINPTMERVPYNVNTDFAPITLVTTVPEMLVVASNVPAKNMDELVALAKAQPGKLNFASAGVGGLPHLAGELLKLTANIDIVHIPYRGAAPAINDLLGQQVQMAFLDLPVILPHIKAGSLRPIALGAPERAPTAPDVPTTAEVGMPDLLIQNWYGMIAPGGTPENIVNILNAVANQAMDDPQVKQKLADQGLTVAGDRPKHFRDYITAESQKWARVIKAAGLETAMK; this is translated from the coding sequence ATGAGGATTTTGGGGGCACTGGCGGCCGGATTGTCGCTTGTGCTGTTGCCGGCGCTGGCCGCAGCGCAGGATTTTCCGACCAAGCCGATCAAACTGATCGTGCCGTTCCCGGCCGGCGGACCCAACGACATCATCGCGCGCGTGGTCGGCCAGCGAATGTCGGAGATCACCAAGCAACCGATCATTATCGACAACCGCGGCGGCCAGGGCGGCGTGCTCGGCACCGATGCGGTCGCGAAGGCGGCACCCGACGGCTACACGATCGGAATCGTGAGCGCGAGTTCGCTCGTGATCAACCCGACCATGGAAAGGGTGCCGTATAACGTCAATACGGATTTCGCGCCGATCACCCTGGTGACGACGGTGCCGGAGATGCTGGTCGTTGCCAGCAACGTTCCCGCCAAAAACATGGACGAGCTGGTCGCGCTCGCCAAAGCCCAACCCGGAAAGCTCAATTTCGCGTCCGCCGGCGTCGGCGGCCTGCCGCATCTGGCCGGCGAACTGCTCAAGCTGACGGCCAACATCGACATCGTCCACATCCCCTATCGGGGTGCCGCGCCCGCCATCAACGATCTGCTCGGCCAGCAGGTGCAAATGGCGTTCCTCGACCTGCCGGTGATCTTGCCGCACATCAAGGCCGGCAGCCTGCGCCCCATTGCGCTCGGTGCGCCCGAACGCGCGCCGACCGCGCCCGACGTGCCGACCACCGCCGAGGTCGGCATGCCGGATCTCCTGATCCAGAACTGGTACGGCATGATCGCCCCGGGCGGGACGCCTGAAAATATCGTCAACATCCTCAATGCCGTCGCCAACCAGGCGATGGACGATCCGCAGGTGAAGCAGAAACTGGCCGATCAGGGCCTCACGGTCGCCGGTGACCGGCCGAAGCATTTCCGTGATTACATCACGGCCGAGAGCCAAAAGTGGGCGCGGGTCATCAAGGCGGCAGGGCTTGAGACGGCGATGAAGTAA
- a CDS encoding isochorismatase family protein has protein sequence MDAMLVVDMQVGLLSGAPKHDLPGVIDRINRLAARVRNQSGTVIFVQHCGDKGDDFEPQRPGWALLPELVRDPADIVVQKTMNDPFAGADLQARLDAIAPDRVLVTGWATDLCIDATIRSAVSRHHNVVVVTDAHTLSDRPHLDAIGVMRHHHWVWSNLITPKPVRLAATDELLRD, from the coding sequence ATGGACGCAATGCTCGTCGTCGATATGCAGGTCGGGCTTCTCAGCGGCGCCCCCAAACACGACCTGCCCGGCGTCATCGATCGCATCAATCGGCTCGCCGCCCGGGTTCGCAACCAATCCGGCACGGTCATCTTCGTTCAGCACTGCGGCGACAAGGGCGACGACTTCGAGCCGCAAAGGCCGGGCTGGGCGCTGCTTCCCGAACTGGTTCGCGATCCAGCCGACATCGTCGTTCAAAAGACCATGAACGATCCGTTCGCCGGCGCCGACCTGCAGGCCCGCCTCGACGCCATCGCGCCGGATCGGGTCCTGGTGACCGGTTGGGCCACCGATCTGTGCATCGATGCGACCATCCGGTCGGCGGTCTCCCGCCATCACAACGTCGTCGTGGTGACCGACGCCCATACGCTGAGCGACCGCCCGCATCTCGACGCGATCGGCGTCATGCGCCATCATCATTGGGTCTGGAGCAACCTCATCACGCCAAAGCCGGTCCGGCTCGCTGCAACCGATGAACTCCTGCGCGATTAG
- the hisN gene encoding histidinol-phosphatase, with protein MTVIDFTAFIGRLATSSGETILPFFRTSLLVDNKSTSDFDPVTEADRAAEAVMRRLIKANFPQHGIVGEEFGSEREDAEYVWVLDPIDGTKSFIAGFPIWGTLIALLHKSTPVFGMMHQPYIGERFYGDSGSAHYSGPSGERKLSVRRCASLKEATSYTTSPLLMNAADREVFGRIEKEVRLSRYGGDCYSYCMLAAGHLDLVVETELKPYDIAALIPIITGAGGVVTNWEGKPAQNGGRIVAAGDARVHEAALKLLNS; from the coding sequence GTGACGGTCATCGATTTTACAGCCTTCATCGGCCGCCTTGCCACCTCCTCCGGCGAAACCATTTTGCCGTTTTTCCGGACTTCGCTCCTGGTCGACAACAAGAGCACCAGCGATTTCGATCCTGTCACGGAGGCCGACCGCGCCGCCGAAGCCGTCATGCGCCGCCTGATCAAGGCCAACTTTCCCCAGCACGGCATCGTCGGCGAGGAATTCGGCAGCGAGCGCGAGGATGCAGAGTATGTCTGGGTGCTCGATCCGATCGACGGCACCAAATCCTTCATCGCGGGCTTTCCGATCTGGGGCACACTGATCGCACTGCTGCACAAGAGCACGCCGGTGTTCGGCATGATGCACCAACCCTATATCGGCGAGCGCTTTTACGGCGACTCTGGCTCGGCGCATTATTCCGGACCGTCGGGCGAACGAAAATTGTCGGTGCGGCGCTGCGCCTCGCTGAAGGAAGCGACCTCCTACACCACCAGCCCGCTATTGATGAACGCCGCCGACCGCGAGGTTTTCGGCCGCATCGAAAAAGAAGTGCGGCTGTCGCGCTACGGCGGCGATTGCTACTCCTACTGCATGCTGGCAGCCGGCCACCTCGACCTCGTGGTCGAAACCGAACTGAAGCCCTATGACATCGCAGCCCTGATCCCGATCATCACCGGCGCCGGTGGCGTCGTCACCAACTGGGAAGGCAAGCCCGCCCAGAACGGCGGCCGCATCGTCGCCGCCGGCGACGCCCGCGTGCACGAGGCAGCGCTGAAACTGCTCAATAGCTAG
- a CDS encoding N-formylglutamate amidohydrolase produces MTQFEGELSPPFEIMEPADWRAPIIFNSPHSGSVYPPDFLNASRIDLASLRRSEDSFMDELIADLSDRGFPTVRVNFPRSYVDVNREPYELDPRMFNGRLPSFANTRSMRVAGGLGTIPRVVGDGQEIYRERINVDEALGRIEALYKPYHRALRRLINKAHQAFGTVILMDCHSMPSVGVSRDEPRRPDIVIGDRYGTSCASVLPDLVEEIMSGLGYSIGRNKPYAGGFITEHYGNPASGLHTVQLELNRAIYMDERRRERSARFAQVAADFTTLADALAKVPLGDLGPFQAAAE; encoded by the coding sequence ATGACCCAGTTTGAAGGTGAATTATCGCCTCCGTTCGAGATCATGGAGCCGGCCGACTGGCGGGCGCCGATCATCTTCAACTCACCGCATTCCGGCTCGGTCTATCCGCCGGATTTTCTCAACGCTTCCCGCATCGACCTCGCGAGCCTGCGCCGCTCCGAGGATTCCTTCATGGACGAGCTGATCGCCGATCTCTCCGACCGCGGTTTTCCGACCGTGCGGGTCAATTTCCCGCGCTCCTATGTCGACGTGAACCGGGAGCCCTATGAACTCGATCCGCGCATGTTCAACGGCCGGCTGCCGAGCTTTGCCAACACCCGCTCGATGCGGGTCGCCGGCGGGCTGGGCACCATCCCGCGCGTGGTCGGTGACGGGCAGGAAATCTACCGCGAGCGGATCAATGTCGACGAGGCGCTGGGACGGATCGAGGCGCTCTACAAGCCCTATCACCGCGCGCTGAGGCGGCTGATCAACAAGGCCCACCAGGCGTTCGGCACCGTGATCCTGATGGATTGTCATTCGATGCCGTCGGTCGGCGTGTCGCGCGACGAACCGCGGCGGCCCGATATCGTGATCGGCGACCGCTACGGCACCAGTTGCGCCAGCGTGCTGCCTGACCTCGTCGAGGAAATCATGAGCGGGCTTGGCTATTCGATCGGGCGAAACAAGCCCTATGCCGGCGGCTTCATCACCGAGCATTACGGCAACCCGGCGAGCGGATTGCACACCGTGCAACTCGAACTCAACCGCGCGATCTATATGGATGAACGTCGCCGCGAACGATCGGCGCGCTTTGCGCAGGTGGCCGCCGATTTCACCACACTGGCCGACGCGCTGGCAAAAGTTCCGCTCGGCGATCTCGGCCCGTTCCAGGCCGCCGCGGAGTAG
- the cpdR gene encoding cell cycle two-component system response regulator CpdR: MHKILLAEDDNDMRRFLVKALENAGFQVSPHDNGMSAYQRLREEPFEMLLTDIVMPEMDGIELARRASELDPDIKIMFITGFAAVALNSDSDAPKNAKVLAKPVHLRELVSEVNKMLAA, encoded by the coding sequence ATGCATAAAATCCTTCTCGCCGAAGACGACAACGACATGCGCCGCTTCCTGGTGAAGGCGCTGGAAAACGCCGGATTTCAGGTCTCGCCCCACGACAACGGCATGTCGGCCTATCAACGGCTGCGGGAGGAGCCGTTCGAGATGCTGCTGACCGACATCGTGATGCCGGAAATGGACGGCATCGAGCTGGCGCGCCGCGCCTCGGAACTCGATCCAGACATCAAGATCATGTTCATCACCGGCTTTGCCGCAGTCGCCCTGAACTCCGATTCGGATGCGCCGAAGAACGCCAAGGTGCTGGCCAAGCCCGTCCACCTCCGCGAATTGGTCAGCGAAGTGAACAAGATGCTGGCGGCCTGA